A single Caretta caretta isolate rCarCar2 chromosome 2, rCarCar1.hap1, whole genome shotgun sequence DNA region contains:
- the LOC142071249 gene encoding uncharacterized protein LOC142071249 translates to MMDRGYNRDPQQYRMKIKELRQAYQKTKEANGRSGSEPQTCCFYDGLHAILGGAPTTTPPLSVNTCKGGVSRNRHEDFGDEEEEDSTQQASGETLLPDSQELFITLEPIPSQLSQGGFPDHETREDTSAANVSMIPLSSPSQRRVQIRRQKKRTRNEMFSELMQSSHTERAQQNTWRQTMAEFRKAENEREDRRDGQDERLWEQEERWWQHDERRQDAMLRLLGDQTDMLWHLVELQEKQQEHRPPLQPLCNRPSSSPSSIASSPRPVPGYLGSYPPICVMN, encoded by the exons atgatggacagaggctataacagggacccgcagcagtaccgcatgaaaattaaggagctcaggcaagcctaccaaaaaactaaagaggcaaatggccgctccgggtcagagccccagacatgctgcttctatgatgggctgcatgcaattctagggggtgcccctaccactaccccacccctgtccgtgaacacctgcaaggggggagtctcacgcaacaggcatgaggattttggggacgaggaggaggaggatagcacacaacaggcaagtggagaaacccttctccccgacagccaggaactgtttatcaccctggagccaataccctcccaactcTCCCAAGGCGGGTTCCCGGACCATGAAACCAGAGAagacacctctg ctgcaaatgtttcaatgatccccctatcatctccgtcccagaggcgagtgcagataagaaggcaaaaaaaacgcactcgcaatgaaatgttctctgagctcatgcagtcctcccacactgaaagagctcagcagaatacatggaggcaaacaatggcagagttcaggaaagcagaaaatgaacgcgaggacaggagggatgggcAAGATGAGAGGTtgtgggagcaagaggagaggtggtggcagcatgatgagaggaggcaggatgcaatgctgaggctactgggggatcaaactgatatgctctggcatctggtggagctgcaggaaaagcagcaggaacacagaccgccgctgcagcccctgtgtaaccgcccatcctcctccccaagctccatagcctcctcacccagacccgtcccaggctaccttggcagttatccccctatttgtgtgatgaattaa